In Puniceicoccus vermicola, the genomic stretch CGCCTTGTCCACCGGATATTTGGCAGCGTTGTGTGACATTTTCTTTTCAATCGTCTCCGCCAGATCGGTGTCGGTCATATTGGCGAACTCGATGGCATAGATGACGATGTCGGCGAGCTCCTCGCGGATCTTGGCAATCTTCTCAGGGTCGTTGGCGATCTTCCGGGAATCCGCCGATTCCATCCAGAGAAAGTGCTCAAGCAACTCCCCCGATTCGGCCGCGATCGCCATGGAAAGGTTCTTGGGCGAATGAAATTGTTCCCAGTCGCGCTCCCGGGCGAAGGCCAGAACACGTTCTTTAATTTCGAGGAGGCGAGTTTCGTTATCTTTCATGGCGCGCCCCGAATTCCATAGGGATTCGATGAGGATGGCAAGAGGGAGTCGAAACCGCATACCGGGCCGAAGGACCGGCTTCCAGTAGGGGCGCAGCTTCAGCTGCCCCCATTGCGTCTGTTCCGGGCGGCACCTCGGGGAAAACCTTCCGAAACCGCAAGACCGCGCAGCTGAAGCTGAGCGGCTACTTTTTTCAGCGACTCACTCAAGGACCGGCTGTTTCAACTGCCGCCTCGTCTGAGCGGGGATCCTAGTAGGGGCGCAGCTTCAGCTGCCCCCATCGCGTCTGTTCCGGACGGCACCTCGAAAGACCTTCCGCAACCACAGGACCGCGCAGCTAAAGCTGA encodes the following:
- a CDS encoding nucleotide pyrophosphohydrolase — protein: MKDNETRLLEIKERVLAFARERDWEQFHSPKNLSMAIAAESGELLEHFLWMESADSRKIANDPEKIAKIREELADIVIYAIEFANMTDTDLAETIEKKMSHNAAKYPVDKARGRSDKYTEL